The genome window GGCGCAGACGCTGTATTAACCATACGCGGCAGCACAAACAAAGCAGCAATAAAACCTCGGCAGGCAAAATTTAATTTCGCTGCCGAGCCCGCCTTCCGACTTTAATCCCAAAACCGTTCATCCGCCGTTTCAGGCATTTCAGCGCGTCAAACCTGCCTTCCATCGCCTGCCACTGGCGACGGCCAGGTGCGTTTGCTAACTTGACACCAGTCCCTGCCGGAAACCCGCCAGCGACCACACGATCTAACTCTAACCAATCCTGTCATCCTGATCGAAGGTGAATGTCATGCATACCAAACGCTTACTCCCCCTCCTCGCCGCTATCTTCGCCCTTGCCGGCGGCACGGCCCAGGCGCAAACCGCCGCAGCACCGCAAACCGCTGACAGCGTGCGCGTGACCTCTGGCTCCTACTATCACGTCACGGCACAGGAAGCCCTCGATATCGAGCAGCAATACCGCCTGTCGAATGGACAACGGCTGGAAGTCCAGCAGCAGGGCAACCATTTCTTTGGCCGCCTGATCGACGACCGTGAATGGCAGGCAAAGCCCAGCGTGGAAATCTATCCCACCGGGCCCGGCCAGTTTGTCAGCAAAAAGGGCGCGACCTTCGTCTTCAGCAATGAAGGCGAGCATGTGGTGATCGACGACGCCCAGCTCCTGCCCGGCTTGCGCCTACGTGCCGACATGCGCAGCGCCAGCACCGCGGCTGGCAGCGCCAGCACCGCGGCTGGCAGCGACAGCATCCGCCTCGTGTCGCGCTAAGCGCCGGGGCCGGCATCGAATGCCGGGGGCAAATCGCCCCCGCCGGTGGCGCCATGCCGGATGAATAATTCTGACAGGCACACTGAACAATTCCCCTGAATGCAGCTTACAATGCGATGACACATGGCCTGTGCGGTCGCAGGCTGGCGCCACTGTTTGCAGGGAGAATGCTTGAATGGAAATGTTCGCGCTCGAACATGACGTAGCGCAGTGGGAAAGCGCATTGCTGCCGTTGCGCGGCGCCGGGCGCGTACCGCTGCTGCTGTTGCTGTCCTGGCATTTGCGCCAGCGTGATTGCACCAGAGCAATTGCGCTGAGCGAGGAAGCGCTGCTGCTGCTGCCGCTGGGCGGCCAGGAAGCGGCAGCACTGGAACAGGCGCGCGCGCGCCTGCAACTGGTGCAGGCGGAAGTAGCGTGGCTGCAAGGCGCGCTCGACTCCGCGGAAAGCCTGGCCATGGCGGCACGCGCCACCTGCGACGCGCACGGCGACGCCGTCGGCTGCGCCGACGCCCACTGGCTGCTGTCCTCGATCGCCGTCGACCGGGGCGACCATGCCCGTTGCGATGCCGAACTGCTGGCCGCGGCGCAGCAAGCGCGCGGCGCCGGCGATGCGATGCGCGCCAGCCTGGCCGACGCGGCCTCGGCGCGCTGGGCCGTGTTGCGCGATGCGCCAGCCGCGCAGGCGCGCTGGGGCGGCCACTTCCAGGCCGACGGCGCCAGCGGCAAGCTGCCCGCGCCGCTGGCCGCCTGGGTGCATGACTTCCGTGGCTTGCTGGCGCATACGTCGCGCGACCTGGGCGCGGCCGCCGGCCACTACATGCAAAGCTATGAAGCGGCGCTGGAAAGCGGCCAGCTGCGCGGCGCCATCACGGCCGCCATCAATATCGGTGACTGTTTCTCCAGCCTTAACGACAACGAATCGGCCCTCGAATGGATGCAGTGCGCGCTGGACCTGGCGCGCCCCACCGGCTGGCCGCGCAGCATCGGCGCCTGCCAGACGCATACGGCCGAAACCATGCGCAAGCTGGGACGCCTGGCCACCGCCGAAGACTTGCTGCGCGAAGCGCTGCACATCCTGGCCCCTATGTCGGGTGCGCGCACGTATGCCAACGCGCTGTTCCATCTGGGCGAACTGAGCCTGGACAAGGGCGACTACGACACGGCGCTCGACGCCTTCAGCCGCCTGGCGCAACGCGCCGAAGCGCTGGGCCAGGCCGATTTCCGCAGCATGGCGCAGCGCGGCAGCGCCCATGCGCTGTCTTACCTGGACCGCCCGGACGAAGCATTGCAGGCGGCCGAGCGGGCGCGGCAGCTGGCCACGGCGCAGGGTGACGCCATGCACCAGGTGGCGGCGCTGCGCGTCTTGTCCATGCTGCATGCGCGCCACGAGCTACCGCCGCCGGCAGGCATGCAGGAACGCAATCCGGCCCTGCATTTCCTGCACCAGGCGCTGCAGGTAGCCTCTTCCATCGACGGCTATGTGCCGCCCGGCGAACTGCTCGATGCGCTGGCGCGCGAATACGCGCATGCGGGCGACTATGCGCGCGCCTACGATATCGCGCTCGATGCGGGCGTGGCGCGCGAAAAAAGCCACACCCAGCAGGCCAGCAACCGCGCCACCGCCATGCAGGTCTACCACCAGACGGAACATGCGCGCTCGGAAGGCTATCACCACCGCGAACTGGCCGCCTCCGAAGCGCGCCGCGCCGAAGTGCTGCAACAGACCAGCGACACGCTGGAACGGCTGTCGGCCATCGGCCAGGAAATCACCACCCACCTGGACGCCAGCGCCGTGTTCCAGGTGCTCGACCGCCACGTGCATGCCTTGCTGCCAGTCAACACCTTCGCCGTTTACATGCTCGACGCGGCGGGCACGGCGCTGCGCCGCGCGCACGGCATCGAGGCGGGCCGTCCCCTGCCCGACAACGCCATTCCCCTGAGCAACCCGCGCGCCTACTCCGTGCGCTGCCTGCTGGGCCGGCGCGAAGTGTATATCGACCAGGTACCGCCCAAGCGCCACGCCTACACGGTGCCCGGCACCCTGCATAACCAGAGCGTGCTGTACGTGCCCCTGACGGTGGGCGAGCGCGTGCTGGGCGTGATGACGGTGCAGGCTTGCGATGCCCATGCCTACGGCGAACGCGAGCGGCTGATCTTCCGCACCCTGTGCGCGTACGGCGCCATCGCGCTCGACAATGCCAGCGCCTACCGGCAGCTGCAAGATGCCCAGGCGCAACTGGTGTCGCAGGAAAAACTCGCTGCCCTCGGCTCCCTGATGGCCGGCGTCGCGCATGAACTCAATACCCCGATCGGCAACAGTTTATTAATCGCCAGCACCATGCAGCAAAAGACGGAAGACGTGGAACGCCTGATGAACGGCCCCGGCCTGCGCCGCTCCGACCTGGCCGCCTACATCGAGGATGCCGCCAAGGCGTCGGCGCTGGTGATGCGCGGCCTGCACAGTGCGGCCGACCTGGTCAACAGCTTCAAGCAGGTGGCCGTCGACCGCACCACCGAACAGCGGCGCCAGTTTGACCTGCAACAGGTGAGCAATGAAATCATCGCCACCGTCATGAACCGCATCCGCAGCTCGGGCCACCGCATCGAGACGGACATCGCATTCGGCATCGCCATGGACAGCTATCCGGGCCCGTTCGGCCAGGTGATCACCAACCTGATCAACAACGCCCTGCTGCACGCGTTCGCTCCCGCGCCCAACGATGGCGGCGCCGGCGCGGGCTGCATGCGCCTGTCCGCCACGCCCGATGGGGCGCGCGTGCGGATCGTCTTCGAAGACAATGGCGGCGGCATCGCCGAACAGCATCTGTCGCGCATCTTCGACCCCTTCTTTACTACCAAGCTGGGCCAGGGCGGCAGCGGCCTCGGTTTGTCGATCAGCTACAACATCGTCACGGCCTTGCTGGGCGGCACCATCCAGGTGGCCAGCAGCTCCTCCGGTACGCGTTTCACGCTCGATCTGCCACTGCTGGCGCCGCAGATCGATGCGGCCACCCCGGCCAACATCTATTGAGCGGGCAAGAGCCAGGCTGGACGCGGGTACTTGTCTACACAAGTACCCGTCCGGCCAGTCTTTCCAATCTAAAAGCAAAACCCTTATAATTGAATGGCTGAAGTCCCTGCCATTGCATGATTTACAACTTGGCAAACCGCATCGACCCGCGCGACAAACAGGCACGGGCACCGATCAACACAGCAGCGCGCCGGGCGAGGCAGTCATCAGACGAGATGTTGTACGCTGATGCAACCCGGCGGGAAAGGCACGCCGCCGGCGGCCTGCGCATCTT of Janthinobacterium sp. PAMC25594 contains these proteins:
- a CDS encoding ATP-binding protein, producing MEMFALEHDVAQWESALLPLRGAGRVPLLLLLSWHLRQRDCTRAIALSEEALLLLPLGGQEAAALEQARARLQLVQAEVAWLQGALDSAESLAMAARATCDAHGDAVGCADAHWLLSSIAVDRGDHARCDAELLAAAQQARGAGDAMRASLADAASARWAVLRDAPAAQARWGGHFQADGASGKLPAPLAAWVHDFRGLLAHTSRDLGAAAGHYMQSYEAALESGQLRGAITAAINIGDCFSSLNDNESALEWMQCALDLARPTGWPRSIGACQTHTAETMRKLGRLATAEDLLREALHILAPMSGARTYANALFHLGELSLDKGDYDTALDAFSRLAQRAEALGQADFRSMAQRGSAHALSYLDRPDEALQAAERARQLATAQGDAMHQVAALRVLSMLHARHELPPPAGMQERNPALHFLHQALQVASSIDGYVPPGELLDALAREYAHAGDYARAYDIALDAGVAREKSHTQQASNRATAMQVYHQTEHARSEGYHHRELAASEARRAEVLQQTSDTLERLSAIGQEITTHLDASAVFQVLDRHVHALLPVNTFAVYMLDAAGTALRRAHGIEAGRPLPDNAIPLSNPRAYSVRCLLGRREVYIDQVPPKRHAYTVPGTLHNQSVLYVPLTVGERVLGVMTVQACDAHAYGERERLIFRTLCAYGAIALDNASAYRQLQDAQAQLVSQEKLAALGSLMAGVAHELNTPIGNSLLIASTMQQKTEDVERLMNGPGLRRSDLAAYIEDAAKASALVMRGLHSAADLVNSFKQVAVDRTTEQRRQFDLQQVSNEIIATVMNRIRSSGHRIETDIAFGIAMDSYPGPFGQVITNLINNALLHAFAPAPNDGGAGAGCMRLSATPDGARVRIVFEDNGGGIAEQHLSRIFDPFFTTKLGQGGSGLGLSISYNIVTALLGGTIQVASSSSGTRFTLDLPLLAPQIDAATPANIY